Proteins encoded together in one Planctopirus ephydatiae window:
- a CDS encoding NADH-quinone oxidoreductase subunit C, which translates to MDFAALNEHLGGVLKSESFRDNTRLIVPAAQLDDLMSHLKHHLGFDMLSDVTCCDYLEYPGATDRYGVIYVVVNTRTRERLVVKTFVNDPSPTLPSMYRHWKTADWTEREVYDLFGIHFTGHPNLQRILCPPEFESHALRKDYPLKGRGERHNFPVITRAES; encoded by the coding sequence GTGGACTTCGCAGCACTCAATGAGCATTTGGGCGGTGTCCTGAAATCGGAATCTTTCCGAGACAACACACGCCTGATCGTCCCGGCAGCTCAACTCGATGATCTTATGTCTCACCTCAAACATCACCTGGGGTTCGACATGCTCAGTGATGTCACCTGCTGTGATTACCTGGAATACCCCGGGGCCACAGATCGCTACGGCGTCATCTATGTCGTGGTGAACACCAGAACTCGAGAGCGGCTTGTCGTCAAAACTTTCGTGAATGATCCATCGCCCACTTTGCCTTCGATGTACCGCCACTGGAAAACGGCAGACTGGACGGAGAGAGAAGTTTATGACCTGTTTGGCATTCACTTCACCGGCCACCCGAATCTGCAGCGAATCCTTTGCCCCCCTGAGTTTGAAAGTCACGCGCTCCGCAAAGATTACCCGCTTAAAGGGCGTGGAGAACGACATAACTTCCCGGTGATCACCAGAGCCGAAAGTTAA
- a CDS encoding NADH-quinone oxidoreductase subunit A: MDGLFAVLIYTGVLVGFVITNLILTHIIGPTKKTAVKQMPYESGMDPVGDARQPFDVKFYLVAILFLIFDVELLFMYPWAVAAYKGDGGVPAELSSTVYSVMLVFFGTLAIAYIYAWRKGVFKWR, translated from the coding sequence ATGGACGGCTTATTCGCAGTTCTGATCTATACCGGAGTGCTGGTCGGGTTCGTGATCACGAATCTGATTTTGACTCATATTATCGGGCCCACCAAAAAGACGGCCGTTAAGCAGATGCCTTACGAATCGGGCATGGATCCTGTGGGAGATGCCCGCCAGCCCTTCGATGTGAAGTTTTATCTGGTGGCGATTCTGTTTCTGATCTTCGATGTTGAGCTTTTGTTCATGTACCCTTGGGCGGTGGCTGCTTACAAGGGTGATGGCGGAGTTCCTGCGGAGCTTTCCTCGACAGTTTACAGCGTCATGCTCGTCTTCTTTGGTACTCTGGCAATTGCCTACATCTACGCCTGGCGAAAGGGTGTGTTCAAATGGCGATAG
- a CDS encoding Hsp70 family protein has protein sequence MKFLAGNTVGVDLGTTYSAIARIGTDGQPTSLPNADGRNITPSVVLLADDGSVVVGPSIERASLESADHIVEAVKRQMGNKDYYVVYQGKKLTPEFISALILKKMKQDAEKEIGPITNAVVTVPYYFNDVRRKATQDAGRIAGLNVVDIINEPTAATLAYAWMKGELGRTDLIQEPKTILVYDLGGGTFDVTVVRYTPTQFRVLATDGDVMLGGLDWTRRLVDHVAEQFLRKFGEDPREDADAIRDFNRECEQAKRDLSSKPQVPVTVYFRGKTLSVSLTRTDFERMTADLLQRTQDTTELVLQQAGVAMGQLDDVVLVGGSTYMPAVEKMLAETCGRKPSRDLRPEEAVAQGAAIHAAILEARAGVQNSQVVDAIRKRLNNVTALDVNSHSLGVKVSSPEDRAKKINHIMIPKNTNIPYSLTQRFRTNADNQKTIHVYILEGDAKDPAACTQIGDFRITGLPANLPAGSPVEVTYSYESTGRIAVAARELVSGKVASTEIVRDMGLTDQNIDVFEELAKGYKVE, from the coding sequence ATGAAGTTCCTCGCAGGAAACACCGTTGGCGTTGACCTTGGCACGACTTACTCTGCGATTGCACGGATTGGTACCGATGGCCAGCCGACCTCGCTGCCGAATGCTGATGGTCGCAACATTACGCCTTCGGTGGTGCTGCTGGCGGATGACGGCTCAGTGGTTGTTGGCCCCTCAATTGAGCGTGCCTCGTTGGAATCTGCCGATCATATTGTCGAAGCTGTGAAGCGGCAAATGGGCAATAAAGACTACTATGTGGTCTATCAGGGTAAGAAGCTGACACCTGAGTTTATCTCGGCCCTGATTCTCAAAAAGATGAAACAAGACGCGGAAAAAGAGATCGGCCCGATCACCAACGCCGTCGTGACAGTTCCGTATTACTTCAATGACGTTCGTCGTAAAGCGACTCAGGATGCAGGTCGTATTGCCGGACTGAACGTTGTTGACATTATCAACGAACCGACAGCCGCGACTCTTGCGTATGCGTGGATGAAGGGGGAATTGGGCCGAACAGATCTGATTCAGGAGCCGAAGACCATCCTCGTATACGACCTGGGTGGTGGTACGTTCGACGTGACCGTGGTGCGATATACGCCGACACAATTCCGGGTTCTGGCGACCGACGGTGACGTGATGCTGGGTGGTCTCGACTGGACGAGACGACTTGTCGACCATGTGGCTGAACAGTTCTTGCGCAAGTTTGGCGAAGATCCCCGGGAGGATGCTGACGCCATTCGCGATTTCAACCGGGAGTGTGAACAGGCCAAGCGGGATCTGAGTAGCAAGCCACAAGTCCCGGTGACCGTCTACTTCCGCGGGAAGACGCTGTCGGTCTCGTTGACACGTACCGATTTTGAACGCATGACGGCAGATCTGCTCCAGCGGACACAGGATACGACCGAACTGGTACTGCAACAGGCCGGTGTGGCCATGGGGCAATTGGACGATGTTGTGCTGGTGGGTGGTTCGACCTATATGCCTGCCGTCGAGAAGATGCTGGCAGAAACCTGCGGTCGTAAACCTTCGCGAGATCTGCGTCCGGAAGAAGCGGTCGCCCAAGGGGCTGCCATTCATGCTGCCATTCTGGAAGCACGGGCTGGTGTCCAGAACTCGCAAGTGGTCGATGCCATTCGCAAGCGGCTTAACAACGTGACGGCTCTAGATGTGAATTCCCATTCGCTGGGGGTGAAGGTCTCCAGTCCGGAAGACCGCGCTAAGAAAATCAATCACATCATGATTCCCAAGAACACAAACATCCCCTACAGCCTGACACAGCGTTTCCGCACGAATGCTGATAATCAGAAGACGATTCACGTCTACATTCTCGAAGGCGACGCCAAAGATCCCGCAGCCTGTACGCAGATTGGTGATTTCCGAATCACTGGGTTACCCGCGAATCTTCCCGCCGGTTCACCAGTGGAAGTAACATACAGTTACGAATCGACAGGTCGAATTGCTGTGGCTGCACGGGAACTTGTCAGTGGCAAGGTCGCTTCGACTGAGATCGTTCGGGATATGGGCCTGACAGATCAGAACATCGATGTCTTCGAAGAACTGGCCAAGGGCTATAAGGTCGAATAG
- the fae gene encoding formaldehyde-activating enzyme, with protein sequence MRTGEALVEAEPAWSAAEPEVVIGELDGPVGYAMANLLGDQIKGHSRVFAILNCDVQVRPATLMVSKVTVKSEAYTNILMGTVQAAIANGVLDAVRKGDIPKEKANDLGIIISVWLDPSVTSVEIDHNILFDTHRQATAKAIAKAMKHEPSIDWLLEHQHEIQHCFKPA encoded by the coding sequence ATGCGCACTGGCGAAGCACTGGTCGAGGCTGAGCCGGCCTGGTCTGCTGCTGAACCCGAAGTCGTGATTGGGGAACTCGATGGGCCCGTCGGCTATGCCATGGCCAATCTGCTGGGTGACCAGATCAAAGGCCATTCCCGCGTTTTCGCCATTCTCAACTGTGACGTGCAAGTCCGTCCTGCCACACTCATGGTCAGTAAAGTCACTGTCAAAAGTGAAGCCTACACAAACATTCTGATGGGGACAGTGCAGGCCGCTATTGCCAATGGCGTGCTGGATGCTGTCCGCAAGGGAGATATTCCGAAAGAAAAGGCCAACGATCTGGGGATCATCATCTCTGTCTGGCTCGACCCGTCAGTCACTTCTGTTGAAATCGATCATAACATTCTGTTCGACACGCACCGTCAGGCAACAGCCAAAGCGATCGCCAAGGCGATGAAGCACGAACCCTCCATCGACTGGTTACTCGAACATCAGCACGAGATCCAGCATTGCTTCAAGCCCGCATAA
- the nuoF gene encoding NADH-quinone oxidoreductase subunit NuoF, with product MSTYEPVLLARIHKEQSHTLDSYLADGGYESFKKALGMTPVEVTTLVKDSGLRGRGGAGFPTGLKWTFLPKDHPGPIYLAVNGDESEPGTFNNRILLEKDPHQILEGIAISCYAIRSNTAYLYLRYEYGAAWRALQQAVAECYEKGIFGKNVFGSGFDLDVRLHRGAAAYICGEETGLIESLEGKRAWPRIKPPFPAIEGLFRKPTIVNNIETMACVTQILKRGVEWFKSIGVPPDPNNPRDAGSYGPKLYCLSGHVNKPGCYEVPLGITARQLIEEYGGGVPGGRGIKAVVPGGISMGFLAPSELDTPLDFNGPGKVGCLGLGTAAVVVIDDQTSMVDVVYNTARFFAHESCGQCTPCREGTNWMQRILHRIRSGQGRMEDLDLLLEVSNGIGMMPGTTICGLADGAGWPVKNAIRKFRSEFEDYIQSGRSTIKPCELIGAH from the coding sequence ATGTCCACATATGAACCTGTCCTTCTGGCTCGCATCCATAAAGAGCAGAGCCATACTCTCGACAGCTATCTGGCCGATGGGGGATACGAAAGTTTCAAAAAGGCGCTCGGTATGACGCCTGTTGAAGTCACCACTCTGGTCAAAGATTCCGGCCTGCGTGGTCGCGGCGGTGCGGGCTTCCCCACTGGTCTCAAATGGACGTTCCTCCCCAAAGATCATCCCGGCCCGATCTATCTCGCTGTCAACGGCGACGAGAGCGAACCCGGCACATTTAATAATCGCATCCTGCTCGAAAAGGATCCTCACCAGATCCTCGAAGGAATTGCGATCAGTTGCTACGCCATCCGTTCAAATACGGCATACCTTTACCTCCGGTACGAGTACGGAGCTGCGTGGCGAGCCCTGCAGCAGGCCGTTGCTGAATGCTATGAAAAAGGGATCTTCGGGAAGAATGTTTTTGGCTCGGGCTTCGATCTGGATGTCCGCCTGCACCGTGGTGCGGCTGCCTACATCTGCGGCGAAGAAACCGGACTCATCGAAAGCCTGGAAGGCAAGCGAGCCTGGCCGCGGATCAAGCCACCCTTCCCCGCCATCGAAGGCCTCTTCCGCAAGCCAACCATCGTCAACAACATCGAAACCATGGCCTGCGTGACTCAGATTCTGAAGCGCGGCGTCGAATGGTTCAAATCGATTGGCGTCCCGCCAGACCCGAACAATCCTCGCGATGCTGGTAGCTATGGCCCGAAGCTCTACTGCCTCTCCGGTCACGTCAACAAGCCCGGCTGTTATGAAGTTCCCCTGGGGATCACCGCTCGTCAGTTGATTGAAGAGTATGGTGGTGGTGTTCCCGGTGGTCGCGGGATTAAAGCCGTCGTCCCGGGTGGGATCAGCATGGGTTTTCTTGCTCCGTCAGAACTCGACACTCCACTGGATTTCAACGGTCCAGGAAAGGTCGGTTGCCTGGGTCTTGGAACCGCTGCCGTCGTGGTGATTGATGATCAGACCAGTATGGTCGATGTGGTCTACAACACGGCCCGCTTCTTCGCTCACGAATCGTGCGGCCAATGCACCCCTTGCCGGGAAGGGACGAACTGGATGCAGCGCATTCTGCATCGGATTCGCAGCGGTCAGGGCCGAATGGAAGATCTGGATCTGTTATTGGAAGTTTCCAATGGAATCGGGATGATGCCCGGTACAACAATTTGCGGTCTGGCAGATGGTGCCGGCTGGCCTGTGAAAAATGCCATCCGCAAATTCCGCAGCGAATTCGAAGATTACATCCAGAGCGGCCGATCCACGATTAAACCATGTGAACTGATCGGGGCACATTAA
- the nuoD gene encoding NADH dehydrogenase (quinone) subunit D yields MPVVASSLHPATSRNAAGGPASSHAEAANSEYLWTLNFGPQHPATHTTLRLVLTLDGEKVVRAEPDIGYLHSGFEKLGESLDFNQYVTIVDRMNYISPLANEIAWHHTVEKLLGIEITPRCTYLRTILAELMRLHDHLLCVGAVALDLGAFTAFLYFFQQRELIYDIVEYASGQRFHTSYTRVGGVLFDVNNLWADKVRSFAKNLPKIHSEVDRLLTKNRIFVDRVKGVGVLSREDAINMGCTGPIARASGVVRDLRKDEPYLAYADLDFKIAASKNGDCYARYLVRMQEMLESIKIINQAIENIPSGPVNVELEGKSVLPSKPAVYRSIEGLIHHFEMIMPNRGFKVPVEELYACTESPNGELGFYIVADGEPRAYRARCRPPSFIHFATFQHLMPGYMLSDVPAILGSLNIIAAELDR; encoded by the coding sequence ATGCCCGTTGTTGCCTCTTCGCTCCACCCGGCGACGTCCCGCAATGCGGCTGGCGGGCCGGCCTCATCACATGCCGAAGCGGCGAATTCTGAATATTTATGGACGCTGAACTTCGGCCCTCAGCATCCAGCCACACACACCACGCTCCGGCTGGTTCTAACTCTCGACGGGGAAAAGGTCGTCAGGGCCGAACCAGACATTGGCTATCTTCACAGTGGTTTTGAGAAACTGGGCGAATCGCTCGATTTCAATCAGTATGTCACCATTGTTGACCGCATGAATTACATCTCGCCTCTGGCGAATGAAATTGCCTGGCACCATACCGTCGAAAAACTGCTCGGCATCGAGATCACTCCCCGCTGCACTTATTTGCGGACAATCCTTGCCGAGTTGATGCGTCTGCATGACCATCTGTTGTGTGTTGGCGCTGTCGCTCTGGACCTGGGAGCATTCACAGCCTTTCTGTATTTCTTCCAGCAGCGGGAATTGATTTACGACATTGTGGAATATGCCTCAGGCCAGCGCTTTCACACGAGCTACACCCGTGTCGGTGGTGTGCTCTTCGATGTGAACAATTTATGGGCCGACAAGGTTCGCTCATTCGCGAAGAACCTCCCCAAGATTCACAGCGAAGTGGATCGTCTGCTGACGAAGAATCGCATTTTCGTGGATCGAGTCAAAGGTGTGGGTGTTCTTTCTCGCGAAGATGCCATCAACATGGGCTGCACCGGCCCTATTGCCCGCGCTTCGGGTGTGGTACGAGACCTGCGAAAAGATGAACCTTACCTGGCCTATGCCGATCTCGACTTCAAGATCGCAGCTTCTAAAAATGGCGATTGCTACGCCCGCTATTTAGTCCGTATGCAGGAAATGCTTGAGAGCATCAAGATCATTAACCAGGCCATTGAAAACATCCCTTCAGGCCCGGTGAATGTGGAACTGGAAGGGAAGTCAGTCCTGCCCTCCAAACCCGCTGTCTATCGAAGTATTGAGGGTTTGATTCACCACTTTGAAATGATCATGCCCAATCGTGGCTTCAAAGTTCCGGTGGAAGAACTTTATGCCTGCACTGAATCTCCAAATGGGGAATTGGGATTTTATATCGTGGCCGATGGCGAACCACGGGCCTATCGGGCTCGATGTCGGCCACCCTCGTTCATCCACTTTGCGACATTCCAGCACCTAATGCCGGGCTATATGCTCAGCGATGTGCCAGCCATTCTGGGTAGTTTGAATATCATTGCTGCGGAGTTGGATCGATGA
- a CDS encoding tetratricopeptide repeat protein, which translates to MSAASIDELLDQARQLARQREFAAATQTYQAVIAQDPSNTAAYDGLGTIHFVQQSYQEAINCFLEVAALKPVDGKPLFNAGAIYNRMGEYSKAVEIIRKGLNRDKRCAEGYYNLGIAHRKQSQWQMAISSYREAIRLDPAFAEAYQNLGNVYLEMQNYPLAIQNFKKSLEVKPGFTKALSGLEKAESLSQQLKNKISPFGRLVDPKEAAQGNTSDSSGVMRQMTNAERLHDRQSVRELARQIEVNTAEMLEYAHNEFFPVFQTLHHLVVQGSTGLALHRATQQYRDAVNRLAEYRRLQRRKLLELQAYEELIQMRSVSVG; encoded by the coding sequence ATGTCCGCTGCCTCGATTGATGAACTTCTCGATCAGGCCAGGCAACTCGCCCGCCAGAGAGAATTTGCTGCCGCCACTCAGACCTATCAGGCGGTGATTGCTCAGGATCCCTCCAACACCGCCGCTTACGATGGTTTAGGGACGATCCACTTCGTGCAGCAAAGTTATCAGGAAGCCATCAATTGTTTCCTGGAAGTGGCGGCACTCAAGCCCGTCGATGGTAAGCCTCTCTTCAATGCCGGTGCCATCTACAATCGCATGGGTGAATATTCCAAAGCGGTCGAGATTATTCGCAAAGGTTTGAATCGTGATAAACGCTGTGCAGAAGGTTATTACAACCTGGGGATCGCGCATCGCAAACAGTCTCAATGGCAGATGGCGATTTCTTCCTATCGAGAGGCGATTCGACTCGACCCGGCTTTTGCCGAGGCTTATCAAAACCTGGGCAACGTCTATCTCGAAATGCAAAACTATCCACTGGCCATTCAGAACTTTAAGAAGTCGCTGGAAGTCAAGCCGGGCTTTACCAAAGCCCTCTCGGGCTTAGAAAAAGCAGAAAGTCTGTCGCAGCAGCTGAAGAACAAAATCAGCCCTTTCGGCAGACTGGTCGATCCGAAGGAAGCGGCACAAGGCAACACTTCCGACAGTTCCGGCGTGATGCGTCAGATGACCAATGCCGAGCGTCTGCATGACAGGCAGTCGGTACGAGAGTTAGCCCGGCAGATCGAAGTGAATACTGCCGAAATGCTCGAATACGCACACAATGAGTTTTTTCCCGTGTTTCAAACGCTCCATCATCTGGTCGTTCAGGGGAGTACCGGGCTGGCTCTGCACCGGGCGACACAACAATATCGGGATGCCGTCAATCGACTGGCCGAATACCGCCGCTTACAACGCCGGAAACTGCTGGAACTTCAAGCCTATGAAGAACTCATCCAGATGCGGAGTGTGAGTGTCGGTTAG
- a CDS encoding NADH-quinone oxidoreductase subunit B, producing MAIAQPPGSGGASATPGSSAPFVNPQKGLPDNVFLTTLNAASSWARKNSLWPMPFATACCGIELMATASSRHDLARFGAEVMRFSPRQCDLMIVAGRVAMKMMPVLQRIWLQMPEPKWCISMGACACTGGVFDTYAVVQGIDRFIPVDLYVPGCPPRPEQLIAGIMQIQDLVQKTGTMQGTEFQYRTRPTGPAPFDADEIIRIREGQMQLTPLELPASLKRGNPALEGSA from the coding sequence ATGGCGATAGCTCAACCCCCAGGATCAGGTGGAGCCTCGGCAACACCAGGTTCCTCAGCCCCTTTTGTGAATCCGCAAAAGGGCTTGCCTGATAACGTCTTTCTCACCACGCTCAATGCTGCTTCAAGCTGGGCAAGGAAGAACAGTCTCTGGCCGATGCCTTTTGCCACAGCCTGTTGTGGGATTGAGCTGATGGCCACTGCCTCATCCCGGCATGACCTGGCGCGCTTCGGTGCTGAAGTCATGCGATTTTCGCCGCGCCAGTGCGACCTGATGATTGTCGCTGGTCGCGTCGCTATGAAGATGATGCCTGTTCTGCAACGCATCTGGCTGCAAATGCCCGAACCCAAGTGGTGCATTTCGATGGGGGCCTGTGCCTGTACGGGTGGAGTTTTCGATACTTATGCTGTCGTGCAGGGAATTGACCGCTTTATTCCAGTCGATCTTTACGTTCCCGGCTGCCCACCACGTCCGGAGCAGTTGATTGCCGGGATCATGCAGATTCAGGATCTGGTGCAGAAGACGGGAACCATGCAGGGAACCGAGTTCCAGTATCGAACTCGACCAACGGGCCCCGCTCCGTTCGATGCCGATGAGATTATCCGGATTCGAGAAGGTCAGATGCAGCTCACTCCGCTGGAACTCCCCGCATCGTTGAAAAGGGGGAATCCAGCTCTTGAGGGGTCTGCTTAA
- a CDS encoding phosphoribosylformylglycinamidine synthase subunit PurQ, whose product MISPRVCVLRAPGTNCDQETAHAFEICGGVPEVLHLNRILENPGRLKDYQILCVPGGFSYGDDIGSGVIFASQLKTALREEIGEFLAGDKLALGICNGFQTLLKAGVLPDGAEGWNQPDSGNQPAKATLTWNENGRYTARWVRLKVTSTNSIFLRGIDEIDLPMAHAEGRIAVRDAAVLTEWEARQQMALAYIPWRKYHNPDQVTVLTAQAGGAIETRRGTSALMEQANPNGSIADLAGLCDPTGRVLGLMPHPERFLFATQHPNWTRMNLAGDGAGKQIFQNAIDYFA is encoded by the coding sequence ATGATATCACCCCGCGTTTGTGTCTTGCGTGCCCCGGGCACAAATTGCGATCAGGAAACGGCCCACGCATTTGAAATCTGCGGTGGCGTGCCTGAGGTGCTGCATCTCAATCGAATTCTGGAAAACCCGGGGCGACTCAAGGATTACCAGATCCTCTGTGTTCCCGGCGGATTCAGCTATGGCGATGACATTGGCTCGGGAGTGATTTTTGCCAGCCAATTGAAAACCGCTCTCCGCGAAGAAATCGGAGAATTTCTGGCCGGTGACAAGTTGGCGCTGGGAATCTGCAATGGCTTTCAAACACTTCTGAAAGCGGGCGTGCTTCCCGATGGTGCCGAAGGCTGGAATCAGCCCGATTCTGGCAATCAGCCTGCCAAAGCGACGCTCACCTGGAATGAAAATGGTCGCTACACCGCCCGCTGGGTCAGGCTCAAAGTGACCTCCACAAATTCGATCTTCCTGCGCGGCATTGATGAAATCGACCTGCCGATGGCACATGCCGAAGGTCGGATTGCCGTTCGGGATGCCGCAGTGCTGACTGAGTGGGAAGCGCGTCAGCAAATGGCACTGGCTTACATTCCCTGGCGCAAGTACCACAACCCGGATCAGGTGACGGTACTCACCGCTCAGGCTGGTGGCGCGATCGAAACCCGGCGGGGCACTTCGGCTTTGATGGAACAGGCCAACCCGAATGGATCGATTGCGGATCTGGCGGGGCTCTGTGATCCCACCGGGCGTGTGCTGGGATTAATGCCGCACCCCGAGCGATTCCTCTTCGCAACTCAACATCCGAACTGGACTCGCATGAATCTGGCAGGGGATGGAGCTGGCAAGCAGATCTTCCAGAACGCGATCGATTACTTCGCGTGA
- a CDS encoding NADH-quinone oxidoreductase subunit NuoE family protein, with the protein MTVLSDDLRARIVAEFPKYPNKRAVTLPALHLVHDELRHVSTGAIEEIAELLELHPSEVHDTMTFYQFFRTEENPLGKHRVWVCRSISCGLRGGEELLAHMCEKLHVTPGGTTEDGKITLEFAECLGVCDGAPCVLVDEDCVHNVTHEMAEKLISELKA; encoded by the coding sequence ATGACGGTACTTTCGGACGATTTACGGGCACGCATCGTTGCGGAGTTTCCGAAATACCCGAACAAGCGGGCGGTCACTCTCCCAGCGCTGCATCTAGTACATGATGAACTCCGCCATGTTTCGACGGGTGCGATTGAAGAGATTGCAGAACTTCTCGAACTGCACCCTTCCGAAGTTCATGACACGATGACCTTCTATCAATTCTTCCGTACGGAAGAGAATCCGCTCGGAAAGCATCGCGTGTGGGTTTGTCGGAGCATCAGTTGTGGTCTGCGCGGCGGCGAAGAATTACTCGCTCATATGTGTGAGAAACTGCATGTCACACCTGGCGGTACCACAGAAGACGGCAAGATAACTCTAGAGTTCGCGGAATGCCTCGGCGTCTGCGATGGGGCTCCCTGTGTTCTGGTCGATGAAGACTGTGTCCACAACGTCACTCATGAAATGGCAGAAAAACTGATTAGTGAATTAAAGGCGTAG
- a CDS encoding HEAT repeat domain-containing protein, whose protein sequence is MKFHPSSKHLSEAMASAHSLVHLACRACEHQSKSTLQESLPVAGRIVLFMNLWPTRCRTQAAFILMLVVGMAVAGCQQAEDPALSTNSSNTPTQEDASPSGSQASQDDFPVLTIAPVTEANSGSGVLTIPAAVPGQLLLPVPENLTMATGVRNGGLPESSPAAEAAFAELLQAARGGSTPDQWQVAEQKLTQLGTTALGIYVRHLKDDDLMVRELASMFLAQLGPEAESSAPEIVSSLQDHSLFVRANVASVLSSIVAYESKVAPVLLGLLESDEVNIRMIAATSLGNLTSQSDLVAQIEPALLKLVDDPAVEVRQAAIRSLAQSGSGTPAIRKTLQAIARQPTDPLQEEAAQALRRLDGAPKPGDATPASNSDE, encoded by the coding sequence ATGAAATTCCATCCATCGTCCAAGCATCTGAGTGAAGCCATGGCGAGTGCTCACTCGCTCGTTCATTTGGCATGCAGAGCTTGTGAACATCAGAGCAAATCCACCTTGCAGGAATCACTCCCTGTTGCCGGGCGAATTGTTCTCTTTATGAATCTTTGGCCCACTCGATGTCGAACCCAGGCTGCATTCATCCTCATGCTCGTTGTCGGCATGGCGGTGGCTGGTTGCCAGCAGGCGGAAGATCCCGCTCTCAGTACTAACTCATCAAACACACCCACTCAGGAAGACGCTTCCCCGTCAGGTTCGCAGGCTTCACAAGATGACTTTCCTGTGCTCACCATTGCACCAGTCACAGAAGCCAACTCAGGTTCGGGAGTGTTGACGATCCCCGCCGCTGTCCCTGGCCAACTCCTGTTACCTGTGCCCGAAAATCTCACCATGGCGACGGGTGTTCGCAATGGGGGTTTGCCGGAAAGTTCGCCTGCAGCCGAAGCGGCTTTTGCTGAATTGCTGCAGGCTGCACGCGGAGGTTCGACTCCCGATCAATGGCAGGTTGCCGAACAGAAACTGACACAACTGGGAACCACAGCACTCGGAATCTATGTTCGCCACTTGAAAGACGACGATCTGATGGTTCGCGAACTCGCCTCGATGTTCCTGGCTCAATTGGGCCCCGAAGCAGAATCTTCCGCACCGGAGATTGTCAGCTCATTGCAAGATCACTCTCTGTTTGTGCGGGCCAATGTGGCTTCCGTCCTCTCCTCGATTGTCGCATATGAATCGAAGGTCGCACCTGTGCTCCTGGGACTTCTCGAAAGTGATGAAGTCAATATCCGCATGATTGCTGCCACCTCGCTGGGTAATCTCACTTCTCAAAGCGATCTCGTTGCTCAGATCGAGCCTGCACTGCTGAAGCTGGTCGATGATCCTGCTGTCGAGGTCAGGCAAGCCGCGATTCGCAGCCTGGCACAAAGTGGCTCAGGGACTCCTGCGATTCGAAAGACTTTGCAGGCGATTGCCAGACAACCCACTGATCCTTTGCAGGAAGAAGCTGCTCAGGCCCTGCGTCGGCTTGATGGTGCGCCAAAACCGGGAGACGCCACACCCGCCAGCAATAGCGACGAGTAA
- a CDS encoding four helix bundle protein: MAVGDHRDLIVWKKSIDIAKACYQITEAFPRHEQFGLTSQIRRASISVSANISEGKAYGQSRSMLHFLQIAIGSLAELDTHWEIALQLGYISESDCRNMQANLDEVSRMLIAFRQTIASNLI; the protein is encoded by the coding sequence ATGGCTGTCGGTGATCATCGGGATTTGATCGTTTGGAAAAAATCGATTGATATCGCGAAAGCTTGTTATCAGATCACCGAAGCATTTCCCCGGCACGAGCAATTTGGACTGACAAGTCAGATACGAAGAGCATCTATTTCAGTTTCAGCGAACATTTCGGAAGGAAAGGCGTATGGTCAATCAAGGTCAATGCTTCATTTCCTGCAGATTGCGATTGGTTCGTTGGCAGAACTCGATACTCATTGGGAGATTGCATTACAACTGGGATACATTAGTGAAAGTGACTGCCGGAATATGCAGGCAAATTTAGATGAAGTCTCAAGAATGCTCATTGCTTTCAGGCAGACGATTGCCAGCAACTTGATCTAG